One Perca flavescens isolate YP-PL-M2 chromosome 9, PFLA_1.0, whole genome shotgun sequence genomic window carries:
- the gpc1a gene encoding glypican-1, with protein sequence MRPPVFLCVLLCVCAAPGPVAGADRSCSDLRQFYTGKGFTLVEVPQTEISGEHLRMCPQGPTCCTSTMEENLGGLSARETEGLIREAGRSLQSAFNLLHRSFDTYFTELHGRSERSLPEALSPLGALYSQNTRLYGDLYTDLRQYYRGSALNLDETLSEFWSRLLERTFKISAPTEVNLSEDYLECVAKQQETLRPFGDVPRDMKAKLIRAFVTARSFVQGLIVSGEVVRKVSQVHLSPECMKALMKLVYCPHCHGIASVKPCSNYCSNVMKGCLANQADLDPEWQNIIDTMIQVASSFSTEPSLDVVLSSIPARIYEAVHFLQENMDTFTAKVYQTCGTPGEPGTGSPTLHEQRKKSGSLTASEYKPSPTAGLRLEMQVSDLSSKLREMRQYWTQLPVALCSKLAAGGAGQDKCWNGITKARYLPEVMGDGLANQINNPEVELDITKPDMTIRQQIMQLKIMSNRLKNALEGNDVDFQDASDDISGSGSGMCVGGLCPRNRPGLYAYSPDNNRVRGTAASQTRICGLLLLLPLTILLLQR encoded by the exons GTGAACATTTGAGGATGTGTCCTCAGGGTCCAACTTGTTGTACCAGCACCATGGAGGAGAACCTGGGAGGTCTGAGTGCTCGAGAGACCGAGGGACTGATCAGAGAAGCCGGCAGGTCGCTGCAGTCTGCCTTCAACCTTCTCCACAGGAGCTTCGACA CATATTTCACTGAGCTGCACGGTCGCTCTGAGCGCTCCCTCCCGGAGGCGCTGTCTCCTCTCGGCGCCCTGTACTCACAGAACACCCGTCTCTACGGAGATCTCTACACCGACCTGCGACAGTACTACCGAGGCTCCGCTCTCAACCTGGACGAGACCCTGTCTGAGTTCTGGTCCCGCCTCCTGGAGCGCACCTTTAAAATCTCCGCTCCCACAGAG GTCAACTTGTCAGAGGACTACCTCGAATGTGTTGCTAAGCAACAGGAGACGCTGCGGCCATTTGGAGACGTCCCAAGGGACATGAAGGCGAAGCTGATCCGCGCTTTTGTCACAGCCAGGTCGTTTGTCCAGGGGCTGATTGTCAGCGGAGAGGTGGTCAGGAAGGTCTcacag GTTCATTTGAGTCCAGAGTGTATGAAGGCCCTGATGAAGCTGGTTTACTGCCCCCACTGTCACGGCATTGCCTCCGTCAAACCCTGCTCCAACTACTGTTCCAACGTCATGAAGGGCTGCCTGGCCAACCAAGCTGACCTGGACCCCGAGTGGCAGAATATTATAG ACACCATGATCCAGGTGGCCTCTAGTTTCAGCACGGAGCCCAGTCTCGATGTAGTTCTCTCCTCTATCCCTGCTCGAATCTATGAGGCTGTTCACTTCCTGCAGGAAAACATGGACACATTCACAGCAAAA gTGTACCAGACATGTGGTACTCCAGGTGAACCAGGAACAGGAAGTCCCACACTTCATGAGCAGAGGAAGAAGAGCGGCTCCCTGACCGCATCAGAGTACAAACCCTCTCCAACCGCTGGGCTCAGACTGGAGATGcag GTTTCAGATTTGTCAAGTAAGCTGAGGGAGATGCGGCAGTACTGGACCCAGCTTCCTGTCGCACTTTGCAGCAAACTGGCAGCAGGAGGCGCCGGTCAGGATAAATGCTGGAATGGCATTACAAAAGCTAG GTACCTTCCAGAGGTGATGGGTGATGGCTTGGCCAATCAGATCAATAATCCAGAAGTAGAGCTTGACATCACAAAGCCAGACATGACCATCAGGCAACAGATCATGCAACTCAAAATCATGAGCAACAGGCTGAAAAACGCACTGGAGGGCAACGATGTGGACTTCCAGGATGCAA GTGATGACATTAGCGGCTCAGGAAGCGGGATGTGCGTAGGTGGTCTGTGTCCTCGCAACAGACCGGGATTGTATGCCTACTCGCCAGATAACAACCGAGTCAGAGGCACAGCCGCGTCTCAAACACGCATCTGTGGCCTCCTACTCCTGCTCCCATTGACCATCCTGCTGCTTCAGCGATGA